The stretch of DNA CGCCGCCGGCCTTGAAGTAGCCGCCCTTCGGGTCGAACACGGCCTTCATCTCGTCGACCAGGAAGGTGACGTCGCCGCCCTTGCGGAACACGGCGGACATGATGCGGGTCAGCGCGACGATCCACTGGAAGTGGTCCATGTTCTTCGAGTTGATGAAGATCTCGAAGGGACGGCGCAGCTCGTGCTCGGTGCCGGCGTTGAGGACGATGTCGTTGATCGTCACGTACAGCGCGTGCTCGAACAGGGGCGATTTGATCTTGTAGGTGGAGCCGATCAGGATCTCGGGGCGCTCGATGCGCTCGTGCATCTGGATGACGTCGGCCGTCGGCAGCGATTCGACCGCGGCGACGGGCGCGGGACGCGCAGCCTCTTTCGCCTTGTCTTCCGGGGTGACGACGCTGTAGCCCTTGATTTTCTTGTCGATCTTGACGGCCATGAACCCGCTCCTGGTGCGGTAATGCTGATCTAGTTATGTGTTGCTTAAGGCGGTCGCCGCGCCGCTGGGACGCGGCGACCAATCGGGGCACTTACTTCCTGGCAGCTTTCTTCGCAACCTTCTTGGCGGGTCGCTTGGCTGCCTTCTTCGCCGCCTTCTTGGCAACGGCCTTCTTGGCCGGCGCCTTCTTCACAGCTTTCTTGGCGGCTGATTTCTTCGCGACCTTCTTCGTCGCAGTCTTCTTGGTGGCCTTCTTCGCGGCCTTCTTCACGGCCTTCTTGGCAACCTTCTTCGTTGCCTTCTTCGCCGTCTTCTTTGCCGCAGCCTTCTTCACCGCCTTCTTCGCGGTCTTCTTGGTTGCAGCCTTCTTGGTCGCCTTCTTGGCCGTCTTCTTGCCGGCCTTCGCCCTCAGCGACGAAGCTTCCTTCTTGGCCTTGGCGCTGGCAGCGGCGAGCTTCTTCTTGGCGGTGCCTACCGCCTTCTTGGCGGCCTTGCGTGCCTTCTTGGCGGTGGTCTTGACCGACGCCACCGCTTCCTCGGCACGGTGCATCACCGCGCTGGAAATGTTGGATGCGGTTTCTTTCACGTTATCGGCGGCCTGCGACAGGGTCGCCGTCACTCCGTTGCCATTGCTCATGTGCCCTCCTGACGGGCGTCAAAACTGGTTGGCCTGGTGCGGTAATCGGGGTGTTGCAAGGGCGATGCTATACCTGCTGCAGCTGCATGACACGATGAATGCGTCGCGCACCTGGGCCGCGTACATGAACGCGGAACCGGCCCGGTTTCCGCGTGGAGGCGTCGAAGCCGCCTCCTGCCTGTTGCCGCTGCTACTTCGAAAGTGCGAGGGGAACCTGCTTCCCCCGGGTGCCATGTTTCCTTGACGCCTGAAAGCAGGCCCCTCGCAGCGCTCGATGCCAGCGCTTAGAACTTGCCGTAATACCCTTCCTTCAAGGCATCGAACAGGTTGGCGGCGGTGTGCATCTCGCCGTCGTACTCGATCTGTTCGTTGCCCTTGACCTCCAGCACGCTGCCGTCTTCCAGCTCGAAACGGTAGGTCGTGTTCTCCAGGTCGGCTTCCTTGACCAGCACGCCCTGGAAGGCGGCCGGGTTGAAGCGGAACGTGGTGCAGCCCTTCAGGCCCTGCTGGTGGGCGTAACGGTAGATGTCCTTGAACTGCTCGTACGGGTAGTCGGTCGGGACATTGGCGGTCTTTGAGATCGAGCTGTCGACCCACTTCTGCGCCGCGGCCTGCACGTCGACGTGCTCCTTGGGCGAGATGTCGTCGGCGGAGATGAAGTACTCCGGCAGCCTGGCGTGCTCCTCGTCGGAGAACGGCATGGCCTTGGCGTTGACCAGCTCGCGGTAGGCCAGCAGCTCGTAGGAGTAGACGTCGACCTTTTCCTTCGACTTCTTGCCTTCGCGGATCACGTTGCGGCTGTAGTGGTGCGCGAACGACGGCTCGATGCCGTTGGAGGCGTTGTTGGCCAGGCTCAGCGAGATCGTGCCGGTCGGCGCGATCGAGCTGTGGTGGGTGAAGCGCGCGCCGGTCTCGGCCAGCTCGTCCACCAGCTCCGGTGCCACCGAGGCGACGCGCTGCATGTAGCGGCTGTAGCGGGCGTGCAGGACGCGGCCCGGGATGTCCTGGCCGATCTTCCAGCCGTCCTTCACCATCTCCGGACGCTTGCGCAGCATCTCGGCGTCGACGGCGAACAGCTCGTCCATGATCGGCGCGGCGCCCTTTTCCTTCGCCAGCGCCAGGCCCATTTCCCAACCGGCCACGGCCATCTCGCGGGAGATGCGCTCGGTGAACTCGCACGACTCCTTGCTGCCGTACTTCATGCGCAGCATGGTCACGGTGCTGCCCAGGCCGAGGAAGCCCATGCCGTGGCGGCGCTTGCGCATGATCTCGTTGCGCTGCTGCTCCAGCGGCAGGCCGTTGACCTCGACCACGTTGTCGAGCATGCGGGTGAACACGCGCACGACTTCCTTGTATTCCTCCCAGTCGAAGGAGGCCTGGTCGGTAAACGGGTCGCGCACGAACTTGGTCAGGTTGACCGAGCCCAGCAGGCAGGCGCCGTAGGCCGGCAGCGGCTGCTCGCCGCAGGGGTTGGTCGCGCGGATGTTCTCGCACCACCAGTTGTTGTTCATCTCGTTGACGCGGTCGATGAGGATGAAACCGGGCTCGGCGTAGTCATACGTCGAGACCATGATCATGTCCCACAGGTGACGGGCACGGATGTGGCCGTAAATCTTGCAGGCCACCAGGCCGTCGTCGCGCACGATGTAGTTGCGGTGGGTCGGCCACTCGCGCCACACGACCTGGGTCGCGTCGTCGAGGTTGATGTCGCCCTTTTCCTTCATGTTGACCGGGAACACCAGCGGCCAGTCGGCGTCGGTGTCGACGGCCTCCATGAAGCCATCGGTGATCAGCAGCGACAGGTTGAACTGGCGCAGGCGGCCGTCTTCGCGCTTGGCGCGGATGAAGTCCTTCACGTCCGGATGGGAGACGTCGAACGTGCCCATCTGCGCGCCGCGACGGCCACCGGCCGAGGACACGGTGAAGCACATCTTGTCGTAGATATCCATGAAGGACATCGGACCGGAGGTGTAGGCGCCGGCGCCGGCGACGAACGCGCCGCGCGGACGCAGCGTCGAGAACTCATAGCCGATGCCGCAGCCAGCCTTCAGGGTCAGGCCCGCTTCGTGGACCTTCTCCAGGATGCCGTCCATCGAATCCTCGATGGTGCCCGAGACGGTGCAGTTGATGGTCGAGGTGGCCGGCTTGTGCTCCAGGGCACCGGCGTTGGAGGTGATGCGGCCGGCGGGAATGGCCCCGCGGCGCAGCGCCCACACGAAACGCTCGTTCCAGTACTGCTGCTTCTCGGCGTTGGGCTCGGCTTCGGCCAAGGCCTTGGCAACGCGCTGGTAGGTGGCGTCGATGTCGGAATCGACGGCCTTCCCCGTCTTGGTCTTCAGCCGGTACTTCTTGTCCCAGATGTCCTGGGAAGCGGGCTGCATGGGAATCTCCCTGTCAGCCGCGGCCGCCTTGACCGCCTCGAGGCGCACTGTGCTCATGCCTGTCCTTTCTCCTCGTTCTGGCAACGGATCGGGACCGCTGCCGGTGGATTCTTATATTGGTTGCCGCTCTGCCACTGGCGACTAAACAGCCGCCGACGGCGATGCCCGCGACCGGTCTTGCACGTCCGCGAAGCATTGGTTTTGGTTCGAATTAGGGCTCATCTTGCTCCCGTTCCGCGCCATCCCCCGAGGACGCTCACAGTACCGCAACTCCAAGCCGGAAAACCCTGACTTTGGGCTACCGTCGCCTGCAAACCACTACATGTAGTGGCAGAGGCGAGGGTTCAAGCTAAACCCGGTCCTGGATTTAGTCAACGCTTTTTTGATCGCAGTCTCAATTCGTGACGAACGTCGGCGACGCACTGCGGCAGGTGCACTTGCAGGGCGCGCCAGGGTGCGCGATCGCCGCTGCAGGGGGCTGCGCAGACCGCCTCGATTGCGGAAACTGGCCCGGAAACTTCATGGCCTATTTAGTGGTCTTGCCAGACACTGGCGCCGTTCAGCTGCATTTGCGGCGGACGCCACCCTCCCCTCCAGCCAGAACGACGCGATGCGCCCTCTGCCGACCCTGCTTACCCTGTCCCTGGCCGCCGCCTTCGGCGGCTTTGCCGCCACCGCGATCCGCGACGGCCTGGAGGCGCCTGCCCAGGCCGCTCCCGCTGCTGCCGCGACCGTTCCGGCGATCGCCGCACTGCCAACGGTGGTCAGCGGCCAGCCGCTGCCGTCGCTGGCACCAATGCTGGCCAAGGTCACCCCGGCCGTGGTCAGCGTCCACACCAAGCAACGGGTCAAGGTCAGCCCGTTCGGCGGCGATCCGATGTTCCGGCGCATGTTCCCGGAGCTGACCCAGGAGCGGATCAACGAGTCGCTCGGCTCGGGCGTGATCGTCGACGCCCAGCGCGGCTACGTGCTGACCAACCACCACGTCATCGAAGGCGCCGACGAAGTCTCGGTGACGCTCGCCGACGGGCGCACGCTCAAGGCCGAATTCCTCGGGTCCGATCCCGACACCGACGTGGCGCTGATGCGCATCACCGCGCCCAACCTGGTCGCGCTGCCGCTGGCCAACTCCGACGCGCTGCGCGTGGGCGACTTCGTGGTCGCGGTCGGCAACCCATTCGGCATCGGCCAGACGGTGACCTCGGGCATCGTCTCGGCCGTGGGCCGCACCGGCCTGCGCGGGCTGGGCTTCCAGAACTTCATCCAGACCGACGCCTCGATCAATCCCGGCAACTCCGGCGGCGCACTGGTCAACCTCAACGGCGAACTGGTCGGCATCAACACTGCCAGCTTCAACCCGCGCGGCTCGATGGCCGGCAACATCGGCCTGGGCTTCGCCATTCCCACCAGCTTGGCGCGCAACATCATGGGTCAGTTGATCGCCAACAACGGCGTGGTCATCCGCGGCACGCTGGGGCTGGAATCGCAGGCGGTCGATGCGCGACTCGCACAGGGCCTGGGCCTGGACGAAGCACGCGGCGCGCTGGTGACGCAGGTCTACTCCGGTGGCGGTGCCGCCGCTGCAGGGCTCAAGCCGGGCGACGTGATCGTCGCCGCCAATGGCGAACGCATCGACGACCCGGATGCGCTGCGCAACTTCGAAGGCCTGCAGGCGGTGGGCAGCCGCGTCGCGCTCGACGTGCGTCGTGACGGCAAGGTGATCCAGCTGAACACTTCGCTGCGCGAGCAACCCAAATCGTTCCAGGGTCTCGAACTCGATCCGCGCCTGGCCGGCGCCGTGTTCGCCGAACTGCCCGAGCGCCTGCGCCAGTCCGGCTACTCGGGCGTGCTGGTCGAATCGGTCGCGCGCGGCAGCCGCGCCGCGCAGAACGGCCTGCAGAAGGACGACATCATCACGGCTGCCACCACCGGCAAGTTCGACGACCTTTCAGGTTTCCGCGCCAGCTTCACGCAGGCTCCTGCACAGTTGATCCTGCGCGTCGTACGCGGCGGCGGCCGGCAGGGCAACTTGCCGATGCAGTGAGATCTGGGTCACCCTGCTTCGAGTCGATTGGCTCAATGAAGCCAATCCGGGCAGGAAAGACCCGCGACCCCTTACGGAGGAGTACCTGATGAATCCCACCCCCAGCGACGGCATGAAGACCCATCTGAGCGAGGCAGGCGGACACCTGAAGCAGGCCGCCAGCGATGCCGGCGAGGCACTGCGTGGCGCGGCGTCCGCGGCCGGCGACGAACTGCGCGTTGGCAAGGCGAACGTGAAAGCCGACCTGGCCGACACCGCGCTGTCGGGAATCGCTGCTGCCGAACAGGCCGGCGGTGTCGCCCGCGAGCAGGTGGATGCACTGATGGACAAGGGACGCGACCTGATCGACAGCGCCGCCGAACTGATCCGCGAGCGTCCGCTGGCATCCTTCGGCGTGGCATTCGCCGCCGGCTGGATCATCGCCAAGCTCGCCCGCAGCGGCGACAAGTAAGCACACGTGAGCCAGGCCGGGGACGAGCGCGAGCCTGACGGCTCTGAGCCTAATGGCCCCGAGCCCAATGGCTCCGCGCCCGACGGACCGCGGATCGAGATACCGGGTTCGCCACCGGACCTGGGCGAGACACTGGGCGCACTGGGCGCTACCGCGCGCGCCAGCCTCGGCGCCGCGGGCGAATCGGCCAAGGCACTACGCAGCCTCGTCGCCGCCGACCTGTCGCTGGCCCGCAGTGCACTCGGCCGTGCCCTCGCCTTCACCGGCATGGCAATCGTGTTCGGTGCCTCGGCGTGGTTGTTCCTGATGGGCAGCCTGGTGGCGTTGCTGACCAGCCTGGGTTTGTCGTGGTTGTTGGCGATGCTCGTCGCCGCAGTGCTCAGCCTGGCCGTCACCGGCTACGCCTGCTGGCGCGCGATGCATTACTTCGACCACACCCGCCTGCAGGCGACGCGTCGGCAGCTGGCGCGGCTGGGCATCGGCGAGCTGTCCGACCTCATGCCCAGCCCGGGTTCGACGGAGTCGGCGCGCGAGGTCCACAAGCGCCACGCGCAGACGCCGTCGGGAGAACCGAAGAAGGACAGGCAGGGC from Lysobacter arenosi encodes:
- a CDS encoding trypsin-like peptidase domain-containing protein, coding for MRPLPTLLTLSLAAAFGGFAATAIRDGLEAPAQAAPAAAATVPAIAALPTVVSGQPLPSLAPMLAKVTPAVVSVHTKQRVKVSPFGGDPMFRRMFPELTQERINESLGSGVIVDAQRGYVLTNHHVIEGADEVSVTLADGRTLKAEFLGSDPDTDVALMRITAPNLVALPLANSDALRVGDFVVAVGNPFGIGQTVTSGIVSAVGRTGLRGLGFQNFIQTDASINPGNSGGALVNLNGELVGINTASFNPRGSMAGNIGLGFAIPTSLARNIMGQLIANNGVVIRGTLGLESQAVDARLAQGLGLDEARGALVTQVYSGGGAAAAGLKPGDVIVAANGERIDDPDALRNFEGLQAVGSRVALDVRRDGKVIQLNTSLREQPKSFQGLELDPRLAGAVFAELPERLRQSGYSGVLVESVARGSRAAQNGLQKDDIITAATTGKFDDLSGFRASFTQAPAQLILRVVRGGGRQGNLPMQ
- a CDS encoding adenosylcobalamin-dependent ribonucleoside-diphosphate reductase — protein: MSTVRLEAVKAAAADREIPMQPASQDIWDKKYRLKTKTGKAVDSDIDATYQRVAKALAEAEPNAEKQQYWNERFVWALRRGAIPAGRITSNAGALEHKPATSTINCTVSGTIEDSMDGILEKVHEAGLTLKAGCGIGYEFSTLRPRGAFVAGAGAYTSGPMSFMDIYDKMCFTVSSAGGRRGAQMGTFDVSHPDVKDFIRAKREDGRLRQFNLSLLITDGFMEAVDTDADWPLVFPVNMKEKGDINLDDATQVVWREWPTHRNYIVRDDGLVACKIYGHIRARHLWDMIMVSTYDYAEPGFILIDRVNEMNNNWWCENIRATNPCGEQPLPAYGACLLGSVNLTKFVRDPFTDQASFDWEEYKEVVRVFTRMLDNVVEVNGLPLEQQRNEIMRKRRHGMGFLGLGSTVTMLRMKYGSKESCEFTERISREMAVAGWEMGLALAKEKGAAPIMDELFAVDAEMLRKRPEMVKDGWKIGQDIPGRVLHARYSRYMQRVASVAPELVDELAETGARFTHHSSIAPTGTISLSLANNASNGIEPSFAHHYSRNVIREGKKSKEKVDVYSYELLAYRELVNAKAMPFSDEEHARLPEYFISADDISPKEHVDVQAAAQKWVDSSISKTANVPTDYPYEQFKDIYRYAHQQGLKGCTTFRFNPAAFQGVLVKEADLENTTYRFELEDGSVLEVKGNEQIEYDGEMHTAANLFDALKEGYYGKF
- a CDS encoding NrdJb translates to MAVKIDKKIKGYSVVTPEDKAKEAARPAPVAAVESLPTADVIQMHERIERPEILIGSTYKIKSPLFEHALYVTINDIVLNAGTEHELRRPFEIFINSKNMDHFQWIVALTRIMSAVFRKGGDVTFLVDEMKAVFDPKGGYFKAGGVYMPSLVAELGSIVEDHLKSIGLMHDPEMSDAQRALIAEKRAAYNQLSKKNSDVSHGELFPEPRISDTPRSEDVEVTGEGASFPPSATMCHKCNTKAVVIMDGCATCLNCGYSKCG